A single region of the Stigmatopora argus isolate UIUO_Sarg chromosome 6, RoL_Sarg_1.0, whole genome shotgun sequence genome encodes:
- the avil gene encoding advillin isoform X2 → MEYTFRAVTQTPGIIIWRIEKMVLVQVPEKSCGHFYEGDCYLLLYTQKVKSSLHYDIHFWIGAESSQDEQGAAAVYATQLDDFLGSTPVQHREVQDHESDVFRGYFKQGIIYKKGGVASGMRHTEINTYGIKRLLHVKGRKRVVAKEVALSWKSFNLGDVFLLDYGKTIIQWNGPNSNKQERLKGMLLAKDIRDRERGGRADIKVIEGDSEDNSADIMEMMTDILGERCIDLMEGAPDQIPNQEEMGRLTLYQVSDIKGQMKVTEVARRPLVQEMLSNHDCYILDQCGSKVFVWKGKKANKAERQMAITRAMEFIAAKNYPGTTNVEVMNDGAESALFKQLFQMWSVKDQTQGLGKVHTKGRVATVTQEKFDVSLLHVMPEIAAQERIVDDGSGQVEVWRIENLELVPVDHQHHGYFFGGDCYLVLYTYLVNNKQSYLLYIWQGRHATQDELAASALHAIEIDHVYGGAPVQVRVTMGKEPKHFLTIFKGKMVIFEGGSSRKGRIEPEPPVRLFQVHGFEPSNTKAIEVPPFASSLNSNDVFLLKCETGIYLWCGKGASGDERLMAKEICSVIGQNSQGISGQIIAEGHESYDFWEMLGGQAPYASDKRFQQTILDNEPRLFECSNKSGRFNVTEVTQFTQDDLNEDDVMLLDTWDQVFLWIGKEANKEERQEALMTSQEYLRTHPGGRDLDTPILLIKQGFEPPTFTGWFTAWDPYKWSEGKSYEQLKKELGNGMSPIDVYNVYSSDENDASSKCFPAEVLIRKLVSELPKGVDPTQKEKYLTDFDFCNIFGINKDQFASLPRWRQLNLKKEKGLF, encoded by the exons ATGGAGTACACATTTCGAGCTGTAACTCAGACCCCTGGGATTATAATCTGGCGGATTGAG AAAATGGTGCTTGTTCAAGTCCCTGAGAAGTCATGTGGACACTTTTATGAGGGTGACTGCTATCTTCTTCTCTAT ACTCAGAAGGTGAAGAGCTCTCTGCACTATGACATCCACTTTTGGATCGGGGCAGAGTCGTCCCAGGACGAACAAGGCGCCGCGGCGGTCTATGCCACACAGTTGGATGACTTTTTAGGTTCCACGCCGGTCCAGCACAGAGAGGTTCAGGACCATGAGTCGGATGTTTTCAGGGGCTATTTCAAACAAGGAATCAT CTACAAGAAAGGTGGGGTTGCATCAGGCATGAGGCATACTGAAATCAACACCTACGGGATAAAGAGGCTGCTTCATGTTAAAGGGAGGAAACGAGTGGTCGCCAAGGAG GTGGCGCTGAGTTGGAAAAGCTTCAACCTCGGAGACGTGTTTTTGTTAGATTACGGTAAAACCATCATCCAGTGGAATGGGCCAAACAGCAACAAACAAGAAAGACTCAAA GGTATGCTGCTGGCCAAAGACATCCGGGACAGAGAGCGAGGAGGTCGGGCAGACATCAAAGTGATCGAGGGCGATTCCGAGGACAACTCTGCCGACATCATGGAGATGATGACTGACATTCTTGGTGAAAGATGCATCGATTTGATGGAGGGAGCTCCTGACCAAATCCCAAACCAGGAAGAAATGGGAAGACTCACTCTTTATCA AGTGTCAGACATTAAAGGGCAGATGAAAGTCACAGAGGTGGCGAGAAGACCACTGGTCCAGGAAATGCTCAGCAATCAT GACTGCTACATCTTGGACCAGTGTGGGTCAAAGGTCTTTGTATGGAAAGGGAAGAAGGCGAATAAAGCTGAGAGACAGATGGCCATCACCAGAGCTATG GAGTTCATCGCGGCAAAAAATTACCCCGGGACGACGAACGTGGAGGTAATGAACGACGGCGCCGAGTCGGCTCTTTTCAAGCAGCTGTTCCAGATGTGGTCTGTGAAGGACCAGACTCAAGGCTTGGGCAAAGTGCACACAAAAGGGAGAGTTG ccaCTGTCACACAAGAGAAATTTGACGTGTCTCTGTTGCACGTGATGCCGGAGATTGCCGCGCAGGAAAGGATTGTAGATGATGGCTCAGGTCAAGTGGAG GTTTGGAGAATAGAGAATCTGGAGCTGGTGCCGGTGGATCATCAACATCATGGCTACTTCTTTGGAGGAGACTGTTACTTGGTCCTTTACACGTATTTGGTGAACAACAAGCAAAGCTATCTGCTCTATATATGGCAG ggtCGTCATGCCACACAGGACGAGCTGGCTGCATCTGCTCTTCATGCCATAGAAATAGACCACGTGTACGGTGGGGCGCCAGTTCAAGTGAGAGTAACAATGGGCAAAGAGCCAAAGcattttttgaccattttcaaaGGCAAGATGGTCATCTTTGAG GGAGGTTCCTCCAGAAAAGGACGTATTGAACCCGAACCACCGGTTAGGCTGTTCCAGGTTCACGGCTTTGAGCCCTCTAATACAAAAGCCATAGAAGTTCCACCATTTGCCTCTTCTCTAAACTCCAATGACGTTTTTCTGCTCAAGTGCGAGACTGGAATTTATTTGTGGTGTGGAAAG GGAGCCAGTGGTGACGAGAGGCTCATGGCGAAGGAGATCTGTTCCGTGATTGGACAAAACTCGCAAGGCATTAGCGGCCAGATTATTGCGGAGGGTCATGAGTCGTATGATTTTTGGGAGATGCTCGGAGGTCAGGCTCCATATGCCAGTGACAAGAG GTTCCAGCAGACCATTTTGGATAACGAACCACGTCTTTTTGAATGCTCCAATAAATCCGGTCGTTTTAACGTGACCGAGGTGACCCAGTTCACACAGGACGACCTCAATGAAGATGATGTCATGTTACTAGACACATGGGACCAG GTGTTTTTGTGGATCGGGAAAGAGGCCAACAAAGAAGAACGCCAAGAGGCACTAATGACGAGTCAGGAGTATCTGCGCACGCATCCAGGCGGCAGAGATCTAGACACGCCGATACTTTTGATTAAGCAAGGGTTTGAGCCGCCCACTTTTACAGGCTGGTTCACTGCTTGGGATCCATACAAATGGAGT GAGGGAAAGAGCTATGAGCAACTGAAAAAGGAGCTGGGAAATGGAATGAGTCCTATTGATGTTTATAAT GTTTACAGCAGTGATGAAAATGATGCAAGCTctaaatgttttcctgctgaGGTTTTAATCAGAAAGCTTGTCAGTGAGCTGCCGAAAGGCGTCGACCCCACCCAAAAAGAG AAATATCTCACCGACTTTGACTTCTGCAACATATTTGGAATCAATAAAGACCAATTTGCAAGCCTGCCACGATGGAGACAACTCaacttgaaaaaagaaaaggggCTATTTTGa
- the avil gene encoding advillin isoform X1, translating into MEYTFRAVTQTPGIIIWRIEKMVLVQVPEKSCGHFYEGDCYLLLYTQKVKSSLHYDIHFWIGAESSQDEQGAAAVYATQLDDFLGSTPVQHREVQDHESDVFRGYFKQGIIYKKGGVASGMRHTEINTYGIKRLLHVKGRKRVVAKEVALSWKSFNLGDVFLLDYGKTIIQWNGPNSNKQERLKGMLLAKDIRDRERGGRADIKVIEGDSEDNSADIMEMMTDILGERCIDLMEGAPDQIPNQEEMGRLTLYQVSDIKGQMKVTEVARRPLVQEMLSNHDCYILDQCGSKVFVWKGKKANKAERQMAITRAMEFIAAKNYPGTTNVEVMNDGAESALFKQLFQMWSVKDQTQGLGKVHTKGRVGTCLSRNEAPTRTLCITHLFFSSNLFFLLATVTQEKFDVSLLHVMPEIAAQERIVDDGSGQVEVWRIENLELVPVDHQHHGYFFGGDCYLVLYTYLVNNKQSYLLYIWQGRHATQDELAASALHAIEIDHVYGGAPVQVRVTMGKEPKHFLTIFKGKMVIFEGGSSRKGRIEPEPPVRLFQVHGFEPSNTKAIEVPPFASSLNSNDVFLLKCETGIYLWCGKGASGDERLMAKEICSVIGQNSQGISGQIIAEGHESYDFWEMLGGQAPYASDKRFQQTILDNEPRLFECSNKSGRFNVTEVTQFTQDDLNEDDVMLLDTWDQVFLWIGKEANKEERQEALMTSQEYLRTHPGGRDLDTPILLIKQGFEPPTFTGWFTAWDPYKWSEGKSYEQLKKELGNGMSPIDVYNVYSSDENDASSKCFPAEVLIRKLVSELPKGVDPTQKEKYLTDFDFCNIFGINKDQFASLPRWRQLNLKKEKGLF; encoded by the exons ATGGAGTACACATTTCGAGCTGTAACTCAGACCCCTGGGATTATAATCTGGCGGATTGAG AAAATGGTGCTTGTTCAAGTCCCTGAGAAGTCATGTGGACACTTTTATGAGGGTGACTGCTATCTTCTTCTCTAT ACTCAGAAGGTGAAGAGCTCTCTGCACTATGACATCCACTTTTGGATCGGGGCAGAGTCGTCCCAGGACGAACAAGGCGCCGCGGCGGTCTATGCCACACAGTTGGATGACTTTTTAGGTTCCACGCCGGTCCAGCACAGAGAGGTTCAGGACCATGAGTCGGATGTTTTCAGGGGCTATTTCAAACAAGGAATCAT CTACAAGAAAGGTGGGGTTGCATCAGGCATGAGGCATACTGAAATCAACACCTACGGGATAAAGAGGCTGCTTCATGTTAAAGGGAGGAAACGAGTGGTCGCCAAGGAG GTGGCGCTGAGTTGGAAAAGCTTCAACCTCGGAGACGTGTTTTTGTTAGATTACGGTAAAACCATCATCCAGTGGAATGGGCCAAACAGCAACAAACAAGAAAGACTCAAA GGTATGCTGCTGGCCAAAGACATCCGGGACAGAGAGCGAGGAGGTCGGGCAGACATCAAAGTGATCGAGGGCGATTCCGAGGACAACTCTGCCGACATCATGGAGATGATGACTGACATTCTTGGTGAAAGATGCATCGATTTGATGGAGGGAGCTCCTGACCAAATCCCAAACCAGGAAGAAATGGGAAGACTCACTCTTTATCA AGTGTCAGACATTAAAGGGCAGATGAAAGTCACAGAGGTGGCGAGAAGACCACTGGTCCAGGAAATGCTCAGCAATCAT GACTGCTACATCTTGGACCAGTGTGGGTCAAAGGTCTTTGTATGGAAAGGGAAGAAGGCGAATAAAGCTGAGAGACAGATGGCCATCACCAGAGCTATG GAGTTCATCGCGGCAAAAAATTACCCCGGGACGACGAACGTGGAGGTAATGAACGACGGCGCCGAGTCGGCTCTTTTCAAGCAGCTGTTCCAGATGTGGTCTGTGAAGGACCAGACTCAAGGCTTGGGCAAAGTGCACACAAAAGGGAGAGTTGGTACATGTCTCAGTCGAAATGAGGCTCCAACAAGGACATTGTGCATCACTCATTTATTCTTTtcttcaaatcttttttttcttttagccaCTGTCACACAAGAGAAATTTGACGTGTCTCTGTTGCACGTGATGCCGGAGATTGCCGCGCAGGAAAGGATTGTAGATGATGGCTCAGGTCAAGTGGAG GTTTGGAGAATAGAGAATCTGGAGCTGGTGCCGGTGGATCATCAACATCATGGCTACTTCTTTGGAGGAGACTGTTACTTGGTCCTTTACACGTATTTGGTGAACAACAAGCAAAGCTATCTGCTCTATATATGGCAG ggtCGTCATGCCACACAGGACGAGCTGGCTGCATCTGCTCTTCATGCCATAGAAATAGACCACGTGTACGGTGGGGCGCCAGTTCAAGTGAGAGTAACAATGGGCAAAGAGCCAAAGcattttttgaccattttcaaaGGCAAGATGGTCATCTTTGAG GGAGGTTCCTCCAGAAAAGGACGTATTGAACCCGAACCACCGGTTAGGCTGTTCCAGGTTCACGGCTTTGAGCCCTCTAATACAAAAGCCATAGAAGTTCCACCATTTGCCTCTTCTCTAAACTCCAATGACGTTTTTCTGCTCAAGTGCGAGACTGGAATTTATTTGTGGTGTGGAAAG GGAGCCAGTGGTGACGAGAGGCTCATGGCGAAGGAGATCTGTTCCGTGATTGGACAAAACTCGCAAGGCATTAGCGGCCAGATTATTGCGGAGGGTCATGAGTCGTATGATTTTTGGGAGATGCTCGGAGGTCAGGCTCCATATGCCAGTGACAAGAG GTTCCAGCAGACCATTTTGGATAACGAACCACGTCTTTTTGAATGCTCCAATAAATCCGGTCGTTTTAACGTGACCGAGGTGACCCAGTTCACACAGGACGACCTCAATGAAGATGATGTCATGTTACTAGACACATGGGACCAG GTGTTTTTGTGGATCGGGAAAGAGGCCAACAAAGAAGAACGCCAAGAGGCACTAATGACGAGTCAGGAGTATCTGCGCACGCATCCAGGCGGCAGAGATCTAGACACGCCGATACTTTTGATTAAGCAAGGGTTTGAGCCGCCCACTTTTACAGGCTGGTTCACTGCTTGGGATCCATACAAATGGAGT GAGGGAAAGAGCTATGAGCAACTGAAAAAGGAGCTGGGAAATGGAATGAGTCCTATTGATGTTTATAAT GTTTACAGCAGTGATGAAAATGATGCAAGCTctaaatgttttcctgctgaGGTTTTAATCAGAAAGCTTGTCAGTGAGCTGCCGAAAGGCGTCGACCCCACCCAAAAAGAG AAATATCTCACCGACTTTGACTTCTGCAACATATTTGGAATCAATAAAGACCAATTTGCAAGCCTGCCACGATGGAGACAACTCaacttgaaaaaagaaaaggggCTATTTTGa
- the olfml3b gene encoding LOW QUALITY PROTEIN: olfactomedin-like protein 3A (The sequence of the model RefSeq protein was modified relative to this genomic sequence to represent the inferred CDS: inserted 1 base in 1 codon), with protein sequence MFLAPPSELRRTFQPTFGDLPAPAXTLTSLAEGDKMRGLIVFISAVCLANTQHQALIDYLERRLLAIEDRISLWHEQATRYASELRELKQQMVSQLENLDKEKEILRVSLDGVGTRVDRVERELDYLESRNGAQPCVDVDDKLIEQQVSRVKEKQKTKYFKVTDCGDMLSTIKAMKILKRVGGTNGMWTRDTGGASGKVFIFNGTHQDTILEFPNVQAFTRSQGLSDSRQLKLPSAWQGTGHVVYNNHVYLVIQADGVMTLVKYDLKNKSVIDSVVFPDQDYLPVYSLSPETAVDLAVDEEGLWAIYSTGQNQRHISLAKIDAVSLSTEQTWDTNCPRQNAEAAFVICGTLYVVYNTQQPGRSHVQCVFDVNGVVGNDDVPLVYFPKRYGAHASLKYNPLEQLLYAWDDGYQILYKLLMKKKLEV encoded by the exons ATGTTCTTGGCTCCTCCCAGTGAGCTCCGCCGAACATTCCAGCCCACCTTCGGGGATCTGCCGGCTCCTG AAACACTCACCAGTctagcagaaggagacaaaaTGAGAGGACTGATTGTCTTCATCAGTGCGGTGTGCTTGGCCAACACGCAACACCAGGCTCTCATCGACTACTTGGAACGCCGACTGCTTGCGATTGAG GACCGCATCTCCCTGTGGCACGAGCAGGCCACCCGATACGCCTCCGAGCTGCGGGAACTCAAACAACAGATGGTTTCTCAGCTCGAGAACCTGGACAAAGAGAAGGAGATATTGCGCGTGAGTCTAGACGGCGTGGGAACGCGCGTGGACCGAGTGGAGCGCGAGTTGGACTACTTGGAGAGCCGGAACGGTGCTCAGCCGTGTGTGGATGTGGACGACAAGCTGATCGAGCAGCAGGTCAGTCGGGTAAAGGAGAAGCAGAAGACCAAATACTTCAAAGTTACCG ACTGTGGCGACATGCTTTCCACCATAAAGGCCATGAAGATCCTGAAAAGAGTGGGAGGCACCAACGGAATGTGGACCAGAGACACCGGCGGGGCCTCGGGGAAGGTCTTCATCTTCAACGGGACGCACCAAGACACCATTTTGGAGTTTCCCAATGTCCAAGCCTTCACTCGCTCACAGGGTCTGTCTGACTCCAGGCAGTTGAAGCTTCCCTCCGCCTGGCAGGGGACGGGACACGTGGTCTACAACAATCACGTCTACCTGGTCATTCAGGCCGACGGGGTGATGACGCTGGTGAAGTACGACTTAAAGAACAAGTCTGTGATCGATAGCGTGGTGTTCCCAGACCAGGACTACCTCCCAGTGTATAGCCTGAGCCCCGAAACGGCGGTGGACCTGGCTGTGGACGAAGAAGGACTCTGGGCCATTTACTCAACAGGTCAAAACCAGCGGCACATCTCGCTGGCTAAAATTGACGCCGTCTCGCTGAGCACGGAGCAGACGTGGGACACGAACTGCCCGAGACAGAACGCGGAAGCGGCCTTCGTCATCTGTGGCACGCTGTACGTGGTTTACAACACGCAGCAGCCCGGCCGCTCGCACGTGCAGTGCGTGTTCGACGTCAACGGCGTGGTGGGCAACGATGACGTGCCGCTGGTTTATTTCCCCAAACGTTACGGCGCTCACGCTAGTCTCAAGTACAACCCGCTGGAGCAGTTGCTCTACGCTTGGGACGATGGCTACCAGATTCTCTACAAACTTCTCATGAAGAAGAAACTTGAGGTTTAG
- the cdk2 gene encoding cyclin-dependent kinase 2, translating into MDSFQKVEKIGEGTYGVVYKAKNKNTGETVALKKIRLDTETEGVPSTAIREISLLKELSHPNIVKLHDVIHTENKLYLVFEFLNQDLKKFMDSTTVTGIPLDLIKSYLFQLLQGLAFCHSHRVLHRDLKPQNLLINAQGEIKLADFGLARAFGMPVRTYTHEVVTLWYRAPEILLGCKFYSTAVDIWSLGCIFAEMITRRALFPGDSEIDQLFRIFRTLSTPDEATWPGVTSMPDYKPSFPKWARQDLAKVVPLLDEDGRDLLQEMLHYDPNKRLSAKNALVHRFFRDVTMPLPHLRL; encoded by the exons ATGGATTCATTCCAGAAGGTCGAGAAGATAGGGGAGGGCACCTATGGGGTGGTCTATAAGGCCAAAAATAAGAACACAGGGGAGACGGTCGCTCTGAAGAAGATCAGACTTGACAC GGAAACCGAGGGTGTTCCGAGCACCGCCATCCGCGAGATTTCCCTCCTGAAAGAGCTCAGTCACCCAAATATTGTCAA GTTACACGATGTCATCCACACGGAGAACAAGCTGTACCTTGTTTTTGAGTTTCTCAaccaggatttaaaaaaattcatggATTCCACTACAGTCACTGGTATCCCGCTCGATCTGATTAAG AGTTATCTCTTCCAGCTGCTGCAAGGCTTGGCGTTCTGTCACTCCCACAGGGTTCTCCATCGTGATCTGAAGCCTCAAAACCTGCTCATCAACGCTCAAGGCGAGATCAAGCTGGCTGACTTTGGACTGGCCAGAGCGTTCGGTATGCCCGTGCGCACGTATACGCACGAG GTAGTAACACTGTGGTACAGAGCACCAGAGATCCTGCTGGGCTGCAAGTTTTACTCCACGGCCGTTGATATCTGGAGTCTGGGCTGCATCTTTGCTGAAATG atCACCAGGAGGGCCCTTTTTCCGGGCGACTCCGAGATAGATCAGCTATTTCGCATCTTCCGCACCCTCAGCACCCCCGACGAGGCCACGTGGCCGGGAGTCACTTCCATGCCAGATTATAAACCCTCGTTCCCAAAGTGGGCCCGCCAGGATCTTGCCAAAGTCGTTCCTCTCCTGGATGAGGATGGAAGAGATTTGCTTCAA gaaatgcTGCACTACGATCCAAACAAAAGGTTGTCGGCCAAGAACGCACTTGTCCATCGCTTCTTCCGTGACGTCACCATGCCTCTTCCTCATCTGAGACTCTAA